From Oscillospiraceae bacterium CM, a single genomic window includes:
- a CDS encoding NADP-dependent isocitrate dehydrogenase — translation MPKIQMTTPLVEMDGDEMTRVLWQMIKDKLLLPYIDLKTEYYDLGLLSRNATQDQITVDAANATKKYGVAVKCATITPNRQRMEEYPELTEMWKSPNATIRSILDGTVFRAPITLDCVKPVVKTWQAPITIARHAYGDVYKASELVTDEPGECTLTFKGASGAVQSISVHKAKGPAVWQGMHNTQESIKSFARACFKYAVDTKQDLWFSTKDTISKLYDGQFKAVFEEEFKAFKADFDRLGIEYFYTLIDDAVARVMRSKGGFIWALKNYDGDVMSDMVSTAFGSLAMMTSVLVSPDGVYEFEAAHGTVTKHYYKYLQGEKTSTNPMATIFAWTGALRKRGELDGIADLAAFAEQLEKACIDTLESGTMPKELAALTEDGFKATAVNTEEFLDAIASKL, via the coding sequence ATGCCAAAAATACAAATGACAACGCCGCTTGTTGAGATGGACGGCGATGAAATGACGCGCGTGCTGTGGCAGATGATTAAGGACAAGCTCCTCCTGCCATACATCGACTTGAAGACAGAATACTACGACCTTGGGCTGTTAAGCCGCAACGCCACGCAGGATCAGATCACCGTTGACGCGGCCAACGCCACAAAGAAATACGGCGTCGCCGTCAAATGCGCCACCATCACCCCAAACCGCCAGCGCATGGAGGAATACCCGGAGCTGACGGAGATGTGGAAGTCGCCGAACGCCACTATCCGCTCGATTCTTGACGGCACCGTTTTCCGGGCGCCGATCACGCTCGATTGTGTGAAGCCTGTTGTGAAAACGTGGCAGGCGCCGATTACCATCGCCCGTCACGCCTATGGCGACGTGTATAAGGCCTCAGAGCTCGTTACAGACGAGCCGGGGGAATGCACCCTGACGTTTAAAGGCGCGAGCGGCGCTGTGCAGTCAATTTCCGTCCACAAGGCCAAAGGCCCCGCCGTGTGGCAGGGCATGCACAATACGCAAGAGAGCATCAAAAGCTTTGCGCGCGCGTGCTTTAAATACGCCGTTGACACAAAGCAGGACCTCTGGTTTTCCACGAAAGACACGATCTCCAAGCTTTACGACGGGCAGTTCAAGGCCGTTTTCGAAGAGGAGTTTAAGGCGTTTAAAGCGGACTTTGACCGGCTCGGCATCGAATATTTCTATACGCTCATAGACGATGCCGTGGCACGTGTCATGCGATCGAAGGGCGGCTTTATCTGGGCGCTGAAAAACTATGACGGCGACGTGATGAGCGACATGGTCTCAACGGCCTTTGGGTCGCTGGCGATGATGACGAGCGTGCTCGTCTCACCGGACGGCGTGTACGAGTTCGAGGCCGCGCACGGTACCGTGACGAAGCACTATTACAAATACCTGCAGGGCGAAAAGACGTCCACCAACCCGATGGCGACAATTTTTGCCTGGACGGGTGCTTTGCGCAAAAGGGGAGAGCTTGACGGGATTGCCGACCTTGCCGCCTTCGCGGAGCAGCTTGAAAAAGCGTGTATCGACACGCTGGAGTCCGGCACGATGCCGAAGGAGCTTGCCGCTTTGACGGAAGACGGCTTCAAGGCCACCGCCGTCAACACCGAGGAATTCTTGGACGCGATTGCTTCAAAGCTGTAA
- the csaB gene encoding polysaccharide pyruvyl transferase CsaB, with the protein MKILMATMSLGIGGAETHIIELACELKRRGFDVVVASNGGVFVADIEAKGIRHYQIPMNRRHLFYMLKSYFLLRKIIKKEKPDIVHAHARISAFICGLLQKTMRFPFVTTAHGVFQLGPGLNQLTNWGQKTIAVSPDIRDYLITNYHVSPRDIIMTINGIDTDKFSPDVSSEKIDAEFGLDRNKPVVCHVSRLDESASLVARQLIDIAPRLNKALPGVQILIAGGGDVYDALLEKAKEANRLTGHQTVVMTGPRTDISDIVSAGDVFVGVSRAALEAMAEAKPVILAGAEGYIGLFTPESVQQARESNFCCRGSALPDGERLLGEIVHTMTVLTPRERAALGDDGRSLVLSDYSVSRMTDDCEAAYEAVRRRRFNVVMSGYYGFGNAGDEAILQSIHATIDDSGGDIAITVLSNDPTDTTARYGYQAVDRFDFFAVLGALRRCDALVSGGGSLLQDHTSTRSLFYYLTIILAAELLGKKVMIYANGIGPVRKKTNRRLVRHIVGRADVISLRDDMSAEELTSMGVQRDDLHVTADPVFTLNAVPTDEAHALLRDCGLPTGENFVCISVRNWVGGPAFNQKIARLCDEIAETYRLSVIFIPMQVPNDVAISLEIIDQMHRPAYLLNPKSTARQIMGVIGLSDFVVAMRLHTLIFSARMGVPVVGIIYDPKVKAYIRALNMPSAGDVVGFNTVSAMNAVQSLQMRKRDYTACLKACSLDYEQLARDDAARLLELLNTPKNKRRA; encoded by the coding sequence ATGAAAATCCTGATGGCAACGATGAGTCTTGGCATCGGTGGCGCTGAAACACATATCATCGAGCTGGCCTGCGAGCTCAAGCGGCGCGGCTTCGACGTTGTTGTCGCCTCAAACGGCGGTGTTTTCGTCGCGGACATTGAAGCCAAGGGCATCCGCCATTATCAGATTCCGATGAACAGGCGTCATCTCTTTTACATGCTCAAATCATATTTCCTGCTCCGGAAAATTATCAAAAAGGAAAAGCCCGATATTGTCCACGCGCACGCGCGTATATCGGCGTTTATCTGCGGTCTTCTCCAGAAAACGATGCGTTTTCCTTTTGTAACAACGGCGCACGGCGTTTTTCAGCTTGGCCCCGGTCTCAACCAGCTGACAAACTGGGGGCAGAAGACAATTGCCGTCTCCCCTGACATACGAGATTATCTGATTACAAACTACCACGTAAGCCCGCGCGACATCATCATGACCATTAACGGCATCGACACCGACAAATTCTCCCCAGACGTCTCGTCTGAAAAGATTGACGCGGAATTCGGGCTTGACCGTAATAAGCCTGTCGTCTGCCACGTCAGCCGCCTTGACGAGAGCGCGAGCCTCGTAGCGCGCCAGCTGATTGACATCGCCCCACGGCTGAACAAGGCGCTGCCCGGCGTTCAGATTCTTATTGCCGGCGGCGGCGACGTTTATGATGCGCTTTTAGAGAAAGCAAAAGAGGCCAACAGACTGACGGGGCATCAAACCGTCGTCATGACGGGCCCGCGCACCGATATCAGCGACATTGTCAGCGCCGGAGATGTTTTTGTCGGCGTCTCACGCGCGGCGCTGGAGGCGATGGCGGAAGCGAAACCCGTCATTTTGGCCGGTGCCGAGGGCTATATCGGGCTTTTCACGCCGGAGAGCGTGCAGCAGGCGCGGGAGAGCAACTTCTGCTGCCGCGGCAGCGCCCTGCCTGACGGTGAGCGCCTGCTTGGCGAAATCGTCCACACAATGACAGTTTTGACGCCGCGTGAACGCGCTGCGCTCGGTGATGACGGACGATCTCTCGTTTTAAGCGATTACTCCGTCAGCCGCATGACAGATGACTGCGAGGCAGCGTATGAAGCCGTCCGCCGTCGCCGCTTTAATGTCGTTATGAGCGGTTATTATGGCTTCGGCAACGCCGGTGATGAGGCGATTTTACAGTCGATCCACGCAACCATTGACGATTCGGGCGGTGATATTGCCATTACCGTCTTGTCAAACGATCCGACCGACACAACAGCGCGTTACGGTTATCAAGCCGTTGACCGGTTTGACTTTTTCGCCGTCCTCGGCGCGCTGCGCCGCTGTGACGCGCTCGTCTCCGGCGGCGGCAGCCTCCTGCAGGATCATACGTCAACGCGGTCACTCTTTTACTATCTCACGATCATTTTGGCGGCGGAGCTTTTGGGTAAGAAAGTCATGATATACGCCAACGGCATCGGGCCGGTGCGGAAAAAAACAAATCGCCGTCTCGTCCGGCACATCGTCGGGCGGGCCGACGTCATCTCCCTGCGGGATGACATGTCTGCCGAGGAACTCACTAGCATGGGCGTTCAGCGGGACGACCTCCACGTGACAGCCGACCCCGTTTTTACGCTAAACGCCGTCCCGACGGACGAAGCCCATGCCCTTCTCCGCGACTGCGGGCTGCCCACGGGTGAGAACTTTGTCTGTATCTCGGTGCGCAACTGGGTCGGCGGCCCGGCGTTTAATCAAAAAATTGCGCGCCTGTGCGACGAAATTGCCGAGACGTATCGCCTCTCTGTCATTTTTATCCCCATGCAGGTACCGAACGACGTCGCCATCAGCCTGGAGATCATCGATCAGATGCACCGCCCGGCGTATTTATTAAATCCAAAGAGCACGGCACGCCAGATTATGGGCGTCATTGGTCTGTCCGATTTTGTCGTTGCTATGCGCCTGCACACGTTGATTTTTTCGGCGCGGATGGGCGTCCCCGTCGTCGGGATTATCTATGACCCGAAGGTCAAGGCGTATATCCGGGCGCTTAATATGCCATCCGCCGGAGACGTGGTCGGTTTTAACACCGTGTCGGCGATGAACGCCGTGCAGTCACTGCAGATGCGAAAGCGCGATTATACTGCGTGTCTTAAAGCGTGCTCGCTCGACTATGAACAGCTGGCGCGCGACGACGCTGCGCGCCTATTGGAACTTTTGAATACCCCGAAAAACAAACGCCGGGCATAA
- a CDS encoding DUF4330 domain-containing protein: MKKIIDENGRLFGKVSIIDFFVLLIVLVIVAALVVKFNLLDVTRQGADLKPVTYTVAVNGVRQYSVDSLKPGDVLFDKGNGGNAVGTITAVDYKPAVTASEKIDGSLVNGSYEGYFDVILTIKTDGIVTDGRTFSGKTYELNVNSNRNFYTKYTSFEATITGLE; this comes from the coding sequence ATGAAGAAAATCATCGATGAAAACGGCAGACTCTTCGGCAAGGTTAGCATCATTGATTTTTTCGTCCTTCTGATCGTCCTCGTGATCGTGGCGGCCCTCGTTGTCAAATTCAATCTTCTCGACGTTACGCGCCAGGGCGCTGACCTGAAACCGGTCACGTATACCGTGGCGGTTAACGGTGTGCGCCAGTATTCCGTCGACAGCCTGAAACCCGGCGACGTTCTTTTTGACAAAGGCAACGGCGGAAACGCCGTCGGCACGATTACGGCCGTCGACTACAAGCCCGCCGTCACGGCTTCTGAAAAAATTGACGGCTCACTCGTCAACGGCAGCTACGAGGGCTATTTTGACGTTATCCTGACAATCAAAACAGATGGTATTGTCACCGACGGGCGTACTTTTTCCGGCAAGACGTATGAACTCAATGTCAACTCAAACCGTAATTTCTACACAAAATACACGTCTTTTGAAGCGACCATCACGGGACTGGAGTAA
- a CDS encoding DUF4330 family protein — protein MDNKTKKTRWRLNVFDIVIIAVVLIAAAALLYFWRASGKSTTATTGTRQIHYTIELSDMLDTATAKIQPGDTMLDSTKKFIMGTVVSVTMGPTVTPEKNLNTGDTVLSEVPGKVTATITLVTDCSVSESEIKAASGYLIRVGEEVAAAGPGYAGKGYIVAFERGDLT, from the coding sequence ATGGATAATAAAACAAAAAAAACAAGGTGGCGGCTGAACGTCTTTGACATTGTCATCATCGCCGTTGTTTTGATTGCGGCGGCGGCGCTACTATACTTCTGGCGGGCCTCCGGCAAGAGCACGACGGCCACAACGGGCACGAGACAGATTCACTATACGATTGAGCTGAGTGATATGCTTGATACGGCCACTGCTAAAATCCAGCCGGGCGACACGATGCTCGACAGTACAAAGAAATTTATTATGGGGACGGTCGTCTCCGTCACAATGGGACCGACCGTGACACCTGAAAAAAACCTGAACACCGGTGACACCGTCTTGTCCGAGGTTCCCGGCAAGGTGACGGCAACCATAACGCTTGTCACCGACTGCTCGGTAAGCGAATCCGAAATCAAAGCCGCGAGCGGATACCTGATCCGCGTCGGCGAGGAGGTCGCGGCCGCCGGGCCGGGTTACGCGGGTAAGGGCTACATTGTCGCGTTTGAACGGGGGGATCTCACATGA
- a CDS encoding glycosyltransferase — protein MVKVLNIISDANIGGAGRVLLNYLRFADTNAFETAVCLPRGSLLAEPLRNAGARVIEADIKPNASFSPADIKTLQKIIRQLSPDIVHTHGSLSGRIAARRCHRAVITTRHSVFPVSPRLKSGPGHLLNKLINEHYADRFIAVSPAAKENLTDGGIRGDMIDVVMNGVEPITRVSPNERTRIRAEYGLRDDDFAAGILARLEPYKGQALILDAAKILKDDGLPIRIFIAGAGPDEQVLRQKALSLSLDDTVTFLGFVTDVAPLLNALDVQLNASYGTEASSLSLLEGMSLGLPAIVSDYGGNPFVIENGVNGLVFRSRDTKALAGCIRRLVGNTDLLSRLSASAEVVFRERFTGETFAGNIERIYRDVLKGDHDG, from the coding sequence ATGGTCAAGGTCCTGAACATCATCAGTGACGCGAACATCGGCGGTGCCGGGCGCGTGCTTTTAAACTACCTCCGCTTCGCCGACACAAACGCTTTTGAAACGGCCGTCTGCCTGCCGCGCGGGAGCCTCTTGGCCGAGCCGCTCCGTAACGCGGGCGCCCGCGTCATCGAAGCCGACATTAAACCCAACGCGTCATTTTCTCCGGCCGATATCAAAACACTTCAGAAAATAATCCGGCAGCTCAGCCCCGATATTGTGCACACGCACGGCTCGCTCTCCGGGCGGATTGCAGCGCGCCGGTGCCATAGGGCCGTTATCACAACGCGCCATTCCGTCTTCCCTGTCAGCCCGCGGCTGAAATCAGGCCCGGGGCATCTTTTGAACAAACTTATAAACGAGCATTACGCCGACCGCTTCATCGCCGTCTCCCCTGCCGCGAAGGAAAACTTAACAGACGGCGGCATCCGCGGCGATATGATTGATGTGGTAATGAACGGTGTTGAACCCATCACGCGCGTCAGTCCCAACGAGCGCACAAGAATCCGCGCTGAATACGGGCTTCGTGATGACGATTTTGCCGCCGGGATTCTCGCGCGGCTTGAACCGTACAAGGGACAGGCCTTGATTCTTGACGCCGCAAAAATCTTAAAGGACGACGGCCTTCCCATCCGCATTTTTATTGCCGGTGCCGGGCCGGACGAGCAGGTGCTCCGTCAGAAGGCCCTGTCGCTCAGCCTCGACGACACAGTGACGTTTTTGGGCTTCGTGACGGACGTGGCGCCGCTCTTAAACGCGCTCGACGTTCAGCTCAACGCGTCGTACGGCACGGAGGCGTCCAGCTTGTCACTCCTCGAGGGCATGAGCCTTGGCCTGCCCGCCATAGTTAGCGATTACGGGGGCAACCCCTTTGTTATCGAAAACGGCGTCAACGGCCTTGTTTTTAGAAGCCGCGACACAAAAGCGCTGGCCGGATGCATTCGGCGGCTGGTCGGCAATACAGACCTCTTGTCACGCCTGAGCGCCAGCGCAGAGGTTGTTTTTAGAGAGCGCTTCACCGGCGAGACCTTTGCTGGAAACATCGAACGAATTTACCGGGACGTTTTGAAGGGAGATCACGATGGATAA
- a CDS encoding O-antigen ligase family protein translates to MQKILEQSAVFRLLSVFFGWIGAKWHKSRLVTWFLSPSRSLARVKSSVFFKAGQAGHRAWSTAFQKLGLTRVLEGSIFKQLYIWCLIPAFLAPFLPTMALVCCVLVAFFSYAVRLGTEPEIRSALSPVNKYVLLFAAVYLIATMTSVTVSGSIFTGLITVLFVLFTIVFNNAVTTKRQADFAVGLLVTAGAAVAAYGVYQYLFYTPETVGAWVDNDMFSDITNRVYSTLGNPNVLAEYLLLVTPFAAACALNGKTWLQRLFFAGCFVLMAVCMVVTYSRGGYIGLILAAAVFLVMLDARFILLGIAAIIALYFFLPQTVIERFASIGNMSDSSTSYRVSIWLGTLSMLKDYWFSGIGPGTAAFNLVYPAYGYNTISAPHAHNLYLQLICDAGILGIVLFLLMLFSYFRTTLAAFSKERDKSSRIYLAAAVSAVCGYLLQGMTDYSFYNNRVTFLFWVVLALGLALARRSSMTEGQIWSRS, encoded by the coding sequence ATGCAAAAAATTTTGGAGCAGAGCGCCGTTTTCAGGCTTTTGAGCGTCTTTTTCGGATGGATCGGTGCCAAATGGCACAAAAGCCGCCTTGTCACCTGGTTTTTATCACCGTCCCGCAGTTTGGCACGCGTTAAAAGCAGCGTTTTTTTTAAAGCCGGGCAAGCCGGGCACCGCGCGTGGAGCACCGCTTTTCAAAAGCTTGGTTTGACGAGGGTTCTTGAGGGCAGTATTTTTAAACAGCTTTACATTTGGTGCCTGATTCCGGCCTTCCTGGCCCCGTTTCTGCCGACGATGGCACTCGTCTGCTGTGTGCTTGTCGCCTTTTTTTCCTATGCTGTCCGGCTTGGCACCGAACCGGAAATACGATCCGCTCTGTCGCCGGTCAATAAGTATGTGCTGTTGTTTGCTGCCGTCTATCTGATCGCGACGATGACGTCCGTCACGGTCTCCGGCAGCATTTTCACCGGTCTCATAACGGTTTTGTTCGTTTTGTTCACGATTGTTTTCAATAACGCCGTCACGACGAAACGGCAGGCTGATTTCGCCGTCGGGCTCCTTGTCACAGCGGGCGCGGCCGTTGCCGCTTACGGGGTATATCAGTATTTGTTCTATACGCCGGAGACGGTTGGGGCATGGGTTGACAATGATATGTTTTCCGATATCACAAACAGGGTGTATTCAACACTTGGAAACCCGAACGTTCTGGCTGAATACCTGCTGCTGGTGACACCGTTTGCCGCCGCGTGCGCCTTAAACGGCAAAACATGGCTGCAGCGCCTCTTTTTTGCCGGCTGCTTTGTCCTCATGGCCGTCTGCATGGTTGTCACCTATTCGCGCGGGGGTTATATCGGGCTGATTCTAGCCGCCGCTGTCTTCCTCGTTATGCTTGACGCGCGCTTTATTCTTCTGGGCATCGCGGCGATCATCGCGCTGTACTTTTTCCTGCCCCAAACGGTGATTGAGCGTTTTGCCAGCATCGGCAACATGTCCGACAGCTCGACGTCCTACCGCGTCTCCATCTGGCTTGGGACGCTGTCCATGCTCAAGGATTACTGGTTTTCGGGTATCGGCCCCGGCACGGCCGCCTTCAATCTCGTTTACCCGGCCTATGGCTACAACACCATCAGCGCCCCGCACGCCCACAACCTCTATCTCCAGCTCATCTGCGACGCCGGTATCCTCGGTATCGTTTTATTTCTTCTCATGCTTTTCTCCTATTTCAGAACCACGCTTGCCGCCTTTTCTAAGGAACGTGACAAATCGTCGCGCATTTATCTGGCCGCTGCCGTTTCCGCTGTATGCGGTTATCTGCTGCAGGGCATGACGGATTATTCCTTTTATAATAACCGCGTAACGTTTTTATTCTGGGTTGTTCTGGCGCTTGGCCTTGCGCTGGCGCGGCGGTCGTCGATGACGGAGGGACAAATATGGTCAAGGTCCTGA
- the murJ gene encoding murein biosynthesis integral membrane protein MurJ — protein MAEKNNHHVKTISLVMLLTLIGKFMGLFRDRLMTVHFGSGMETNAFLTASRIPRVFFDAVFASAIAASFIPVFSEYAAKKSKKDAVLFSGNFITVIGLLSLALTVLGIVFAEPLVRLFADGYDAATTALCVSLTRMLFPTVLFTGVAYSFVGILQSFDEFNVPALISVIANFIVIAYYYTFNARFGIYGLAAAFLIGWFVQALIQVPSLKKKGFFYRPSLDFRSEGMQKVFALMLPVMIGTWVQPINLTINTKFGSHLYNGAGVTAIELSNNLYLIIIGVFILSVTNVIFPRLSRLTAEDETHAFRNTIAQTVHASLFFVIPMTAGVMVLARPLISLIYGGGKFDDAAVSMTSAALTFISLGMVGYALQAILCRACFARQDGKTPLISGLISIAVNIALCALLTGPLSVTGLAVASAAAATVGAVVLIIPLQWRGDGFLDKAFVFDIVKMTIAALLMTAAVFGVHTAAGGLEQNLIGKALALLAPAAAGLLVYAAATRLFGVSEAKAASALLLRFFSRRRATDIQQ, from the coding sequence ATGGCAGAAAAAAACAACCATCATGTAAAAACAATCAGCCTCGTGATGCTCCTCACCCTCATCGGTAAATTCATGGGGCTTTTCCGTGATCGTCTCATGACGGTTCATTTCGGCAGCGGCATGGAGACAAACGCTTTTTTAACGGCCAGCCGTATACCGCGCGTCTTTTTCGACGCCGTCTTTGCCTCGGCGATTGCGGCCAGTTTTATCCCTGTGTTCAGCGAATACGCGGCGAAAAAAAGCAAAAAGGACGCTGTTTTGTTTTCCGGAAACTTCATCACCGTCATCGGCCTTTTGTCACTCGCTTTAACCGTTCTCGGCATTGTCTTTGCCGAGCCGCTCGTCCGCCTGTTTGCAGACGGGTACGACGCGGCGACGACGGCATTGTGCGTTTCTCTGACGCGGATGCTCTTCCCAACGGTTTTGTTCACTGGCGTTGCCTATTCGTTTGTCGGCATCCTGCAGTCGTTTGACGAATTCAATGTCCCGGCGCTCATCAGCGTCATCGCCAACTTTATTGTCATCGCGTATTACTATACGTTTAACGCCCGGTTCGGCATCTACGGCCTGGCGGCGGCGTTTTTAATCGGCTGGTTTGTGCAGGCGCTCATACAGGTTCCTTCCTTAAAGAAAAAAGGTTTTTTTTACAGGCCGTCACTTGATTTCCGCTCGGAGGGCATGCAGAAGGTTTTTGCCTTGATGCTGCCTGTTATGATCGGCACGTGGGTGCAACCGATTAATTTGACGATCAATACGAAATTTGGTTCCCATTTGTATAACGGTGCCGGTGTTACCGCTATTGAACTGTCAAACAACTTATATCTGATTATCATTGGCGTATTCATTTTATCGGTCACAAACGTTATATTCCCGCGTTTGTCGCGCCTGACGGCCGAAGACGAGACGCACGCCTTCCGAAACACGATTGCGCAGACGGTTCACGCCTCACTGTTTTTCGTTATTCCGATGACGGCCGGTGTGATGGTGCTCGCCCGCCCACTTATCAGCCTGATCTACGGCGGCGGCAAATTTGACGACGCCGCCGTGTCCATGACATCTGCGGCCCTGACATTTATCAGCCTTGGCATGGTTGGTTATGCGTTGCAGGCCATTTTATGCCGCGCTTGTTTTGCGCGGCAGGACGGTAAAACACCCCTTATTTCCGGCCTGATTTCTATCGCTGTTAACATCGCGCTCTGCGCGCTGCTAACAGGGCCATTGAGCGTCACAGGGCTGGCCGTTGCCTCCGCCGCCGCTGCCACAGTCGGCGCCGTTGTCTTAATAATTCCGCTCCAGTGGCGCGGTGACGGCTTTCTCGACAAGGCCTTTGTTTTTGATATCGTTAAAATGACAATTGCCGCCCTTCTGATGACCGCCGCCGTCTTTGGCGTTCATACCGCCGCGGGCGGACTTGAACAGAATCTCATCGGCAAAGCGCTGGCTCTTTTGGCGCCCGCGGCAGCCGGTCTTCTTGTCTACGCCGCCGCAACGCGCCTCTTCGGTGTTTCCGAGGCGAAGGCCGCCTCAGCGCTGCTTCTGCGGTTTTTTTCCAGGCGGCGCGCAACCGATATCCAGCAGTAA
- a CDS encoding phosphodiester glycosidase family protein — MKKFTAFTAAVLALAVLTTATAMALGAGDAVYVNTRHVANNLSYTNTVSYINGTQRQESYALSLTGSGDAYPIVMACDTIYGSLTVDAMVSYAAKQGKNVLAAVNTDFFSMKTGVPMGIDIENGVYKSSPEGNTAVAFDADGSVRFSESPEVTMTLFNNGSASDASNSGQSVTLTHFNKYRADTGGLYLFSSAFSTVSTRTSTPGWFVKFHIESGSPSVSGTMSLVVTEVVQSDGAMPIGDGYLILSASDVCGYDSEFNKFKVGDAVTLTTTCTDPQLTNAKWATGGGDILVKDGAVTDQSAWDKAISAKNPRTAFGVKADGTVISYVIDGTENSAGLTLQALAEEMRARGCVDAVNFDGGGSSVLSVRLTGQSVATLVNKPSDGSERKCAAYLLFVTDKVPDGRAKNLGLVNDGVILLTGSSVTLQPAASDSGYKPVTTPSDMKMSGAALGAVTGMVYKAGAAAGTETLTLTSPSTGASGTGAVFIISKPTDISVTAQGKPVTALTLWPGDTVQLSSAASYYGRAVCADTAAFTYEAAGGVGSVSSGGLFTAGATAGVTGAVTVRVGGAMVSIPVTITGFTDTTTHWAGPYIKDLFQKGIVSGVTPTLFAPNDEISRGDFILMLYRAAGKPAVSGPSSFTDVAPDAYNAAAIAWAESVGIAKGDGSALFNPKGPLIREQAFSFLYRALSALKHSLPDAPASALAAYSDYQSVADYATVPTATLVSAGVISGAGGKLLPKANITRGEMAKILDVVIRLA; from the coding sequence ATGAAAAAATTTACTGCGTTCACCGCCGCCGTCCTGGCGTTGGCTGTCCTGACGACGGCGACTGCCATGGCATTGGGCGCTGGCGACGCTGTCTACGTGAACACGCGCCACGTCGCCAACAACCTGTCTTATACGAACACGGTTTCCTACATAAACGGGACGCAGCGGCAGGAAAGCTATGCCCTCAGCCTGACGGGCAGCGGTGACGCGTACCCCATTGTCATGGCGTGCGATACGATTTACGGCAGCCTGACGGTTGACGCGATGGTTTCGTATGCCGCCAAGCAGGGCAAAAACGTTTTGGCTGCCGTCAATACCGACTTCTTTTCCATGAAAACAGGCGTCCCGATGGGGATTGACATTGAAAACGGTGTTTACAAGTCAAGCCCGGAGGGAAACACGGCCGTCGCGTTTGACGCCGATGGGAGCGTTCGCTTTTCAGAAAGCCCAGAGGTCACGATGACGCTTTTTAACAACGGCAGCGCGTCTGACGCGTCGAACAGCGGCCAGAGCGTCACCCTCACGCATTTCAATAAATACAGGGCTGACACGGGCGGCCTGTATCTGTTCAGTTCCGCCTTTTCCACCGTGTCAACGCGCACGTCAACGCCGGGCTGGTTCGTCAAATTTCACATTGAGAGCGGCTCGCCGAGCGTTTCCGGGACGATGTCACTCGTTGTGACGGAGGTGGTGCAGTCCGACGGGGCGATGCCAATCGGGGACGGGTATCTTATTTTATCGGCCTCGGATGTCTGCGGCTATGATTCGGAATTTAATAAATTTAAGGTTGGTGACGCCGTTACGCTAACGACGACGTGCACCGACCCGCAGCTGACAAATGCCAAATGGGCAACTGGCGGCGGCGACATTCTTGTTAAAGACGGTGCCGTCACCGATCAATCGGCGTGGGACAAGGCCATATCCGCTAAAAATCCGCGCACGGCTTTCGGTGTCAAGGCCGACGGCACCGTCATCAGCTACGTCATCGACGGAACAGAGAATTCAGCCGGTCTGACGCTGCAGGCACTCGCCGAGGAGATGCGTGCGCGCGGCTGTGTTGACGCCGTCAATTTTGACGGCGGCGGCTCGTCGGTACTCAGCGTCCGCCTGACGGGGCAGTCGGTGGCAACACTCGTCAATAAACCGTCCGACGGGTCGGAGAGAAAGTGCGCGGCGTATCTGCTCTTCGTCACCGACAAAGTGCCCGACGGGAGAGCGAAAAACCTCGGGCTTGTCAATGACGGCGTCATCTTGCTCACGGGTTCCTCGGTGACGCTGCAGCCCGCCGCGTCGGACAGCGGGTATAAACCGGTGACGACGCCGTCCGACATGAAAATGTCGGGTGCCGCCCTCGGTGCGGTGACGGGGATGGTGTATAAAGCCGGCGCCGCAGCCGGCACGGAGACGCTCACCCTCACGTCGCCGTCAACGGGCGCGAGCGGGACGGGCGCTGTTTTCATCATCAGCAAACCGACTGATATAAGCGTCACCGCACAGGGAAAGCCCGTGACGGCACTGACGCTTTGGCCGGGCGATACGGTGCAGCTGTCGTCGGCGGCGTCGTATTACGGCCGCGCTGTTTGTGCGGACACCGCCGCCTTTACATATGAAGCAGCAGGCGGCGTCGGCAGCGTGTCTTCCGGCGGGCTTTTCACAGCCGGGGCAACGGCGGGCGTGACAGGCGCTGTGACGGTCAGGGTCGGTGGCGCGATGGTTTCGATCCCGGTCACAATAACCGGCTTCACAGATACGACGACGCACTGGGCCGGGCCGTATATTAAGGATCTCTTCCAAAAGGGTATCGTTTCCGGCGTCACACCCACGCTTTTTGCGCCCAATGACGAAATCAGCCGCGGCGATTTTATCCTGATGCTCTACCGGGCGGCCGGAAAACCCGCTGTGAGCGGCCCATCCTCCTTTACGGACGTCGCGCCTGACGCCTATAATGCCGCGGCCATCGCCTGGGCGGAATCTGTCGGCATTGCCAAGGGTGACGGGAGCGCGCTGTTTAACCCGAAGGGGCCATTAATACGCGAGCAGGCCTTCTCGTTTTTGTACCGTGCGCTCAGCGCGCTGAAGCACAGCCTGCCGGACGCCCCGGCGTCAGCGCTGGCCGCTTATTCGGATTATCAATCGGTGGCCGATTATGCCACCGTGCCAACGGCAACGCTTGTATCAGCCGGTGTCATCTCGGGTGCTGGCGGCAAGCTGCTGCCGAAGGCCAACATCACGCGCGGCGAAATGGCAAAGATCCTGGACGTTGTCATCCGGCTCGCGTAA